The Verrucomicrobiota bacterium genome segment TGCCGCACGTAATGGCGATGCTAATTCCGGAAGCCTGGGATGCGGATGTCACGATGCCGCCGGAGAAGCGCGCGTTTTACGAATATCACGCTTCGCTGATGGAGCCCTGGGACGGTCCCGCAGCGGTAGCGTTCACCGACGGTCGAGTGATCGGGGCGACGCTCGATCGCAATGGGCTCCGGCCAGCACGGTATCTGGTCACCAAAGACGGTCTGCTGGTGATGGCGTCGGAAACGGGCGTGCTCCCCTTTGCGCCCGGCGAGATCGAGTACAAAGGCCGATTGCAGCCTGGCAAGATGCTGCTGGTAGATCTAGAGCAAGGCCGCCTGGTACCTGACGAGGAGATCAAGCACGAACTTGCGTCGCGACAGCCTTATGGCGAGTGGCTTAAAGAGAACCAAATCACGATTGAAGCTTTGCCCGAGCCAGCGCGCGTACAAGGTTCCGACCACGACACGGTGCTGACCCGGCAGCGATGCTTCGGCTACACGGACGAAGACATTCGCCTGCTGATCTCGCCCATGGCTGCCGCTGGCGAGGAGGCGGTCGGTTCCATGGGTACCGACACACCGCTTGCCTGTCTCTCTGACAAGCCGCAGTTGATGTTCAACTATTTCAAGCAGCTTTTCGCGCAGGTCACCAATCCGCCGATCGATCCCCTCCGGGAAAAGCTGGTCATGTCGCTGGCGACCATTATGGGCTGGCGCCGCAACCTTCTCGCGGAAACGCCGGAACACGCCAAGCTTGTCCACTCGGAGTCGCCGGTACTGCTTCCGCACGAATTAACCGCGTTACGTCAGGTGCCCGGCCCGGAGCATCAGGCACGCACGCTGTCGATCCTCTGGCCGGTTGCGGAAGGACCGCCAGGCTTGGAAAAGGCTGTCAACCGCCTCTGCGCGGACGCCGAAAAGGCCATGGACGATTCCACGCGGCTGCTGGTGTTGTCGGATGAAGGCGTTGACCACCAACAGGCGGCGATCCCGATGCTGCTTGCCGTCGGGGCGGTGCACCACCACCTAACCCGTGCGGGCAAGCGCATGCGCTGCAGTTTGATCGCCGAGACCGGGGAAGCCCGCGACGTTCATCAGGTCGCCTGCCTCATCGGCTACGGCGCGAGCGCGGTTTGCCCCACCCTAGCCTACGAGACGATCCGCGAGTTGGTCGAAAAAGATGACAAGCTCGCCGTCCCTTACGAAAAAGCGGTTCGCAACTATAAGGCGGCGCTCGAAAAAGGGTTGCTGAAGATCATGTCCAAGATGGGCATCTCGGTCATCGACAGCTACCGGGGCGCCGAGATCTTTGAGGCCATCGGGATCGGTTCCGAACTGATCGAAAAATGTTTTGCCGGCACGCCGTCAAAAATCGAGGGGATCGGTTTTCAGGAAATCGCGCAGGAAGTTTTGACGCGACACCAGCAGGCTTTCGCAAGCGCGGTTCCGGCCGAAGCAAAAGCCCCCAGCCTGACTGACCCCGGCTACTACCGTTTCCGGCGCCAGGGCGAAATGCACGCGATCACCCCGCCGGTGATCAAAAATTTCCACAGCTTCGTCAAGACGAACAAACCGGAGGATTACCAAGCCTACGTCGAAGCCCTCAAGGCCGTGCGCCCGACCTGTCTGCGCGACCTGTTTGAGATTGATCGCACCGGGCGGACGCCGATTCCGCTGGAGGAAGTGGAACCGATTGAGGAAATCCGGCGCCGGTTCACCACGGCCGGCATGTCCCTGGGCGCACTCAGTCCCGAAGCGCACGAGTGCCTGGCCATCGCCATGAACCAGATCGGGGGCAAGTCGAACTCCGGCGAAGGCGGCGAAGACCCCGAGCGTTTTCACCGGCGCCGCAACGGGGACTGGCCTAACAGCGCGATCAAACAAGTGGCGCAAGGCCGTTTCGGGGTGACCGCGGCCTACCTGGCGACCGCCAAAGAGATAGAAATCAAGATGGCCCAGGGCGCCAAGCCGGGCGAAGGCGGCCAATTGCCGGGACATAAAGTCACGGAGTTGATTGCCCGCCTGCGAAAGAGCACCCCCGGCGTGACGCTGATCTCGCCGCCGCCCCACCACGATATCTACAGCATCGAGGATCTCGCCCAGCTGATCTACGATCTCAAACAGGTCAACCCGCGCGCCAAGGTCTGCGTGAAGCTCGTGGCGGAAGCCGGCGTGGGGACGATTGCCGCGGGCGTGGCGAAGGCGCACGCGGACATCATCCTGATCAGCGGCCATGAGGGCGGCACCGGCGCTTCGCCACTCAGCTCGATCAAGAACGCCGGCAGCGCCTGGGAACTCGGCGTGGCCGAAACGCATCAGGTCCTGATGCTGAACGGTCTCCGCAACCGCGTCGTGCTGCGGGCGGACGGCGGCATGAAGACCGGGTTGGACATTGTCTACGCCGCCCTACTCGGCGCCGAGGAGTTTAACTTCGGCACGATCGCCTTGATCGCAGCCGGGTGCGTCTACGTCCGGCAATGCCACCTGAACACCTGCCCGGTCGGCGTGGCGACTCAGGACGAACGGCTCAGGGGCAAGTTCAAGGGTAAACCGGAATACATCGTTAACTTCTTCAACGGCGTGGCGCAGGAGGTGCGCCGGATGATGGCGGACCTCGGCGTGGCGACCTTCAACGAACTGGTCGGCCGGGTTGAATGGCTCCGCCAGCGTACCGTTCCGGGTCACCCCAAAGCCAACAAGCTCAACCTCGGCCGCCTGCTGGTCAATGTCTCCCGCGGCGACGATTCGCAGCCGCGCTACAACACCTGGGACCGGAACGATCCGCCGGGCGGGCGCCGGCTCGACGATTCCATCCTTCAGGACGCGCGCGAGGCGGTCAATGACCAGTTGCCCCTCTCCCTCTCTTATCGGGTAAAAAACACCAATCGCGCCGTCGGCACGAAGCTCTCCGGCGAGATCGCTTACCTTTGGGGAGAGCAAGGCCTCGGCGAAGGCACGATCGAACTGAACCTGCAAGGGAGCGCGGGCCAAAGCCTGGGGGCATTTTTGAGCCCCGGGGTGAAGGTTGCCCTCGTGGGCGAGGCCAACGATTACGTCGGCAAAGGCATGAGCGGCGGCGAAATCAGCATCCGGCCGGTGGCGACCCACCCTTTTGTTGCCCACGAGAACTCGATCGTCGGTAACACATGCCTTTATGGCGCGACCGGAGGCCGGTTTTTCGCCGCAGGACGAGCCGGCGAACGCTTTGCGGTGCGCAACTCCGGCGCGGTTGCCGTGATTGAAGGCACAGGCGACCACTGCTGCGAGTACATGACGGGCGGCAAAGTCGTCGTGCTGGGCCGCACGGGAAAGAACTTCGGCGCGGGCATGACGGGCGGAACGGCGTTCGTGCTGGACTTGGACGACGCCTTCGGCCGCAACCTGAACCGTGAACTCGTGGTCGCCGAACGGCTCACGGAGGATGCAGACATCGTCCTGTTGAAAGAATTGATCTACACGCACCTGGAAAAGACCGAAAGCCGGCGCGCCCGGGACATCCTCTCGGATTGGAACAACTTCCAGTCGAACTTCTGGAAGGTCCGTCCGCTTCAGCCAGTCACCAAGGCGCCGGCTCTGTCGCTCGCGCCCGCTCAAGAAGTAGCAACAACCAAGAATTGACCTATGGAGAAAGCCATTCAGCTTGCGTTGTTCCTGGAAAATAGACCCGGAACGTTGGCAGCCGTCTGCGACGCGCTTGCGGCGGAAGACATTAACATCTTTGCGCTAACCATCTCGGACACCGTGGACCACTCGGTGGTTCGAATGGTGGTCAGCGATCCGCACAAGGCATTGGCGATTTTCGAAGACCACGGTACCCTGGTCGTCGAGAGTGATGTTATCCTGATCGAGCACGACAACAAACCGGGGTCACTTTCCCGGGTCGCCAAAAAACTGGCTTCCTGCGACGTGAATATCGAGTACGCCTACCTGGCCAGCGGGCCCCATTGCGAAATCGGTACGCTGGTCCTGCGGGTGAACGACATCAATAAGGCGTTGGGCGTCCTCTCAGCCAAAGAGTCCCCGGTCGGGCCTTGACCGACCAACGACCGGCCAGTCGGCTTCTCGATTATGAAAACGCTCGCCGTCGAACCGGCCGAACCCGAAGTTGGGCTCCGGAAGTTCACGATCGCCGAGTACTACAGGATGGCGGAAGCCGGGATTCTTGCCTGGAAAGAACGGGTTGAACTTCTCGACGGTTGCATCCTGAAAATGGCTCCGATTGGTGACCGGCACGAGAACATCCTGGACACGTTAATCGGAATTTTCGGCGATCAGCGAAAAAGCCGGTACGTTATACGGGCGAACGGTCCGATCAGGATCCCTGATTTCAGCGAACCGCAGCCGGATCTTACCCTTTACCGGCCCGGGGTGCGAACGCATCCAACCCCTGAAAACATCCACCTCGTGATTGAGGTTTCCGAGACGACCCTCCGGTACGATACCGGGAAGAAAAAGCAGGTGTACGAACGCGGCGGGATCCGCGAATACTGGGTGGTTGATGGCAGGCAAAAGGCGGTTCTTGTGCACGAGCCCAAAGGCGACCGTTTCCAGGTAACCGCCCATACGCGGGGCGCCATCGCTCCGCGCGAATTTCCTGACGTCATCGTCAACCTCGATAACCTTTTTTAAACGCCGCGTTTTCCGAAACCGCTGGGCATCGGCAGCTGGCCCGTCTAAAATCCGGGTTGGTTGCCGATGAGAATCGCCCAGATCGCCCCCCTGTTCGAGAGCGTGCCGCCGAAGCCTTTTCCGTGACTACACGCACATGCCCCTGTTCTCCATCTCCAACTCTCAAAGGGCGCCGATCCCTTGGGTGAACTGAATCGGCACCGTCTACCACCACCTGCCCACGAGCGCGTTCCGGCCTAACGACGAACCCCGTGATTACCTGGCGTTCCTTCGCGACAACGACCATGAAAGACGTCATCGAAGTCGATAACCAGTATTACGTTCGCGCCCAGTCCTCCCTCGCCGATGACCGGACCCGTGTGCTCCTTAACGGCGATACCTTCGCGGTATTCGACCGGTTCGGTGACTGCCTGTCGATCGGCTCGGGACAATTCGGCGTATTCTGCCGCGAGGCCCGGCACATCTCGCGTCTGGTCCTGCGCCTCGAAGACGTACGGCCGCTCCTGTTGAGTTCAAACGTTCGTGAGGACAACATCGTGCTTGCCGTTGACCTCACAAACTCAGACCAGAAATTTGAGGACGGGCAAT includes the following:
- the gltB gene encoding glutamate synthase large subunit, translating into PHVMAMLIPEAWDADVTMPPEKRAFYEYHASLMEPWDGPAAVAFTDGRVIGATLDRNGLRPARYLVTKDGLLVMASETGVLPFAPGEIEYKGRLQPGKMLLVDLEQGRLVPDEEIKHELASRQPYGEWLKENQITIEALPEPARVQGSDHDTVLTRQRCFGYTDEDIRLLISPMAAAGEEAVGSMGTDTPLACLSDKPQLMFNYFKQLFAQVTNPPIDPLREKLVMSLATIMGWRRNLLAETPEHAKLVHSESPVLLPHELTALRQVPGPEHQARTLSILWPVAEGPPGLEKAVNRLCADAEKAMDDSTRLLVLSDEGVDHQQAAIPMLLAVGAVHHHLTRAGKRMRCSLIAETGEARDVHQVACLIGYGASAVCPTLAYETIRELVEKDDKLAVPYEKAVRNYKAALEKGLLKIMSKMGISVIDSYRGAEIFEAIGIGSELIEKCFAGTPSKIEGIGFQEIAQEVLTRHQQAFASAVPAEAKAPSLTDPGYYRFRRQGEMHAITPPVIKNFHSFVKTNKPEDYQAYVEALKAVRPTCLRDLFEIDRTGRTPIPLEEVEPIEEIRRRFTTAGMSLGALSPEAHECLAIAMNQIGGKSNSGEGGEDPERFHRRRNGDWPNSAIKQVAQGRFGVTAAYLATAKEIEIKMAQGAKPGEGGQLPGHKVTELIARLRKSTPGVTLISPPPHHDIYSIEDLAQLIYDLKQVNPRAKVCVKLVAEAGVGTIAAGVAKAHADIILISGHEGGTGASPLSSIKNAGSAWELGVAETHQVLMLNGLRNRVVLRADGGMKTGLDIVYAALLGAEEFNFGTIALIAAGCVYVRQCHLNTCPVGVATQDERLRGKFKGKPEYIVNFFNGVAQEVRRMMADLGVATFNELVGRVEWLRQRTVPGHPKANKLNLGRLLVNVSRGDDSQPRYNTWDRNDPPGGRRLDDSILQDAREAVNDQLPLSLSYRVKNTNRAVGTKLSGEIAYLWGEQGLGEGTIELNLQGSAGQSLGAFLSPGVKVALVGEANDYVGKGMSGGEISIRPVATHPFVAHENSIVGNTCLYGATGGRFFAAGRAGERFAVRNSGAVAVIEGTGDHCCEYMTGGKVVVLGRTGKNFGAGMTGGTAFVLDLDDAFGRNLNRELVVAERLTEDADIVLLKELIYTHLEKTESRRARDILSDWNNFQSNFWKVRPLQPVTKAPALSLAPAQEVATTKN
- a CDS encoding ACT domain-containing protein, whose translation is MEKAIQLALFLENRPGTLAAVCDALAAEDINIFALTISDTVDHSVVRMVVSDPHKALAIFEDHGTLVVESDVILIEHDNKPGSLSRVAKKLASCDVNIEYAYLASGPHCEIGTLVLRVNDINKALGVLSAKESPVGP
- a CDS encoding Uma2 family endonuclease, encoding MKTLAVEPAEPEVGLRKFTIAEYYRMAEAGILAWKERVELLDGCILKMAPIGDRHENILDTLIGIFGDQRKSRYVIRANGPIRIPDFSEPQPDLTLYRPGVRTHPTPENIHLVIEVSETTLRYDTGKKKQVYERGGIREYWVVDGRQKAVLVHEPKGDRFQVTAHTRGAIAPREFPDVIVNLDNLF